A single genomic interval of Nocardioides nitrophenolicus harbors:
- a CDS encoding flagellar basal body rod protein FlgB has translation MSFATSDAVGFVLHSAINGLSQRQQVIADNIANVDTPGFRARSVEFESALSRAIERGRAATGELTATVSATDTPVGANDNNVDLRKESIAAIQTQYQYQIMGRAISDRDSRLNLMAGGAA, from the coding sequence GTGTCCTTCGCCACGTCCGATGCCGTCGGCTTCGTGTTGCACTCCGCGATCAACGGGCTGTCCCAGCGCCAGCAGGTGATCGCGGACAACATCGCCAACGTCGACACCCCGGGCTTCCGGGCCCGCAGCGTCGAGTTCGAGTCCGCGCTCTCCCGTGCGATCGAGCGCGGCCGCGCCGCGACCGGCGAGCTCACCGCGACCGTCTCGGCCACGGACACCCCGGTCGGTGCCAATGACAACAACGTCGACCTCCGCAAGGAGTCGATCGCCGCGATCCAGACCCAGTACCAGTACCAGATCATGGGCCGGGCGATCAGCGACCGCGACTCCCGCCTGAACCTGATGGCCGGAGGTGCGGCCTGA
- a CDS encoding flagellar basal body rod protein FlgC: protein MGAFETLRIANTALGAHQVWLDALAGNIANANTVKRTSEDAFQATYVVFDPRADGGVDVAGFAEGDPEGRMVHSPGHPLADEDGYVRLPDIDMAAQMSQLVMAQRGYQASVQVTKTAQDTYGAALQIGAR from the coding sequence ATGGGCGCCTTCGAGACGCTGCGGATCGCCAACACCGCCCTCGGCGCGCACCAGGTCTGGCTGGACGCGCTGGCCGGCAACATCGCGAACGCCAATACGGTCAAGCGGACCAGCGAGGACGCCTTCCAGGCGACCTACGTCGTCTTCGACCCGCGCGCCGACGGCGGCGTCGACGTCGCCGGCTTCGCCGAGGGCGACCCCGAGGGCCGCATGGTCCACTCCCCCGGGCATCCGCTGGCCGACGAGGACGGCTACGTGCGGCTCCCCGACATCGACATGGCGGCGCAGATGAGCCAGCTGGTCATGGCCCAGCGCGGCTACCAGGCGTCGGTCCAGGTCACCAAGACCGCGCAGGACACCTACGGCGCGGCGCTCCAGATCGGCGCCCGCTGA
- a CDS encoding flagellar hook-basal body complex protein FliE: protein MEITPLQFPSLSGADALGSIAAPPSADQVAPSTGPDTEFGSLVLDGLDRLEGLTDKADGLAVQAATGKLENIHDYTIAASEASVASQLTVSLRNRAVEAFNEIMRMQV, encoded by the coding sequence ATGGAGATCACGCCGCTGCAGTTCCCGTCGCTGTCCGGCGCCGACGCGCTCGGCTCGATCGCCGCGCCTCCGAGCGCCGACCAGGTCGCGCCGTCGACCGGCCCCGACACCGAGTTCGGCTCCCTCGTCCTCGACGGCCTGGACCGGCTCGAGGGCCTGACCGACAAGGCCGACGGCCTCGCCGTCCAGGCCGCCACCGGCAAGCTCGAGAACATCCACGACTACACGATCGCGGCCAGCGAGGCGTCCGTCGCCAGCCAGCTGACGGTGTCCCTGCGCAACCGCGCGGTCGAGGCGTTCAACGAGATCATGCGGATGCAGGTCTGA
- the fliF gene encoding flagellar basal-body MS-ring/collar protein FliF, which yields MQQRLTRYLTRARDTFGAFTAGQKAVAVIGTAALLVAVFMVFRWVSTPSYAPLYSNLSGTDASAVIEELDSQGVPYEITGGGGTIMVPRSDVYSTRITLSGKGLPASSDGGYSLLDKQSLSTSESQEQTNFKRAMEGELSKTVEAIHGVDTAVVHLAIPQKQVFTDEQDPPTASVLIDTEPGSSLDDGQVQAIVHLVASSIDGLEPKNVTLTDASGRLLTADDGTDSGVGAASARSKQVAAFQDSMRADIQAVLDRVLGPGNSTVTVTADLDFDKAVTDSRTYGTKENIPPLSESSTNETYAGPAGALDSGAGGTVGPDGQMDPATSGTGGDSSYKNTSKTRDNALDQTVEHREKAPGSINTLHIGAVLDSTAAAAIQPQVVKDLISNAVGINAQRGDTIDVTTMAFDRSSEESAAAELKAAQAADAAARRNSLLRNLGIGGGIVLMVLLAWLQARRRAKARDDARAYLVEQLRTDAATRTAQLEAPALAALETSEKDEEESMRDELIALVDRQPDDVAALLRGWLVEPRP from the coding sequence ATGCAACAGCGCCTCACCCGGTATCTCACCCGTGCCCGCGACACCTTCGGCGCCTTCACGGCCGGCCAGAAGGCGGTCGCCGTCATCGGTACGGCGGCCCTGCTGGTCGCCGTCTTCATGGTCTTCCGCTGGGTCTCGACGCCCAGCTACGCCCCGCTGTACTCCAACCTCTCCGGCACCGACGCCAGCGCCGTGATCGAGGAGCTCGACTCCCAGGGCGTGCCGTACGAGATCACGGGCGGCGGCGGCACGATCATGGTGCCGCGCTCGGACGTCTACAGCACCCGGATCACCCTCTCCGGCAAGGGCCTCCCGGCCAGCAGCGACGGCGGCTACAGCCTCCTCGACAAGCAGAGCCTGTCGACCTCGGAGTCGCAGGAGCAGACCAACTTCAAGCGCGCGATGGAGGGCGAGCTCAGCAAGACCGTCGAGGCCATCCACGGCGTCGACACCGCGGTCGTGCACCTCGCCATCCCCCAGAAGCAGGTCTTCACCGACGAGCAGGACCCGCCGACGGCGTCGGTGCTGATCGACACCGAGCCGGGCAGCTCGCTCGACGACGGCCAGGTGCAGGCGATCGTGCACCTGGTGGCGTCCAGCATCGACGGCCTGGAGCCGAAGAACGTCACGCTGACCGACGCGAGCGGCCGGCTGCTCACCGCCGACGACGGCACCGACAGCGGCGTCGGCGCGGCGTCCGCGCGCTCCAAGCAGGTCGCGGCCTTCCAGGACTCGATGCGCGCCGACATCCAGGCGGTGCTCGACCGCGTGCTCGGCCCGGGCAACTCGACGGTCACCGTCACCGCCGACCTCGACTTCGACAAGGCGGTCACCGACAGCCGGACCTACGGCACGAAGGAGAACATCCCGCCGCTGTCGGAGTCCTCCACCAACGAGACGTACGCCGGTCCGGCCGGCGCCCTCGACAGCGGCGCCGGCGGCACCGTCGGTCCCGACGGCCAGATGGACCCGGCCACGAGCGGCACCGGCGGCGACTCGTCGTACAAGAACACCTCGAAGACCCGCGACAACGCGCTCGACCAGACCGTCGAGCACCGGGAGAAGGCGCCGGGCTCGATCAACACGCTGCACATCGGCGCGGTCCTCGACTCCACGGCGGCAGCGGCGATCCAGCCGCAGGTGGTCAAGGACCTGATCAGCAACGCGGTCGGCATCAACGCCCAGCGCGGCGACACCATCGACGTCACGACGATGGCCTTCGACCGCAGCTCCGAGGAGTCGGCGGCGGCCGAGCTGAAGGCGGCCCAGGCCGCCGACGCGGCGGCCCGCCGCAACAGCCTGCTGCGCAACCTCGGCATCGGCGGCGGCATCGTGCTGATGGTGCTGCTCGCCTGGCTGCAGGCCCGGCGCCGGGCCAAGGCCCGCGACGACGCCCGCGCCTACCTGGTCGAGCAGCTGCGCACCGACGCCGCCACCCGCACCGCCCAGCTCGAGGCGCCCGCCCTGGCGGCGCTCGAGACGTCGGAGAAGGACGAGGAGGAGTCGATGCGCGACGAGCTGATCGCCCTCGTCGACCGGCAGCCCGACGACGTCGCCGCGCTGCTGCGCGGCTGGCTCGTGGAGCCGCGCCCATGA
- the fliG gene encoding flagellar motor switch protein FliG yields the protein MTLMATSGSTLVSMGVRKAAVLLIQLGKERAAQVMAHLSDAEVEAISGEIARLDAVSASETAQVLTEFHDLATAHAHVTQGGFGFAQQLLEQSLGPERAKEIMERLHAAAVQMPFQFLHRADPAQLRSFIADEHPQVIALVLAHMAADKASLLLSGLPAHQQAVVAHRIAVMDRTSPEIVRTVEAVLERKLSSMLQPTEVSRVGGVDPLVNIINRSDRPTERQIVEGLEGLDPTLADEVKSRMFMFEDITGLDDRSVQQVLRQVDTAELALALKGVSDAVRTKITANLSERAAENLLEEVELLGAVRLAQVEEAQQGVIRTIRQLEEQGQIMVRRGNDDEFVL from the coding sequence ATGACCCTCATGGCCACGTCCGGCTCCACGCTCGTCTCGATGGGGGTCCGCAAGGCCGCGGTCCTGCTCATCCAGCTGGGCAAGGAGCGCGCCGCCCAGGTGATGGCGCATCTCAGCGACGCCGAGGTGGAGGCGATCTCGGGCGAGATCGCCCGGCTGGACGCGGTGTCGGCGAGCGAGACCGCGCAGGTGCTCACCGAGTTCCACGACCTCGCCACCGCCCACGCACACGTCACGCAGGGCGGCTTCGGGTTCGCCCAGCAGCTGCTCGAGCAGTCCCTGGGGCCCGAGCGCGCCAAGGAGATCATGGAGCGGCTGCACGCGGCCGCCGTCCAGATGCCCTTCCAGTTCCTGCACCGCGCCGATCCCGCGCAGCTGCGCAGCTTCATCGCCGACGAGCACCCGCAGGTGATCGCGCTGGTCCTGGCCCACATGGCCGCGGACAAGGCATCCCTGCTGCTCAGCGGGCTGCCGGCGCACCAGCAGGCCGTGGTCGCGCACCGGATCGCGGTGATGGACCGCACCTCGCCCGAGATCGTGCGCACCGTCGAGGCGGTGCTGGAGCGCAAGCTGTCCTCGATGCTGCAGCCCACCGAGGTCTCGCGGGTGGGCGGCGTCGACCCGCTGGTCAACATCATCAACCGGTCCGACCGGCCGACCGAGCGGCAGATCGTCGAGGGCCTGGAGGGGCTCGACCCGACGCTCGCCGACGAGGTCAAGAGCCGGATGTTCATGTTCGAGGACATCACCGGCCTCGACGACCGCTCGGTGCAGCAGGTGCTGCGCCAGGTCGACACCGCCGAGCTCGCCCTGGCGCTCAAGGGCGTCAGCGACGCGGTCCGCACCAAGATCACCGCGAACCTGTCCGAGCGCGCGGCCGAGAACCTGCTCGAGGAGGTCGAGCTGCTCGGCGCCGTCCGCCTGGCCCAGGTCGAGGAGGCCCAGCAGGGCGTCATCCGCACCATCCGCCAGCTCGAGGAGCAGGGCCAGATCATGGTCCGGCGAGGGAACGACGATGAGTTCGTTCTCTGA
- a CDS encoding FliH/SctL family protein: MSSFSELELPELRVGTWTRLGSDSVLGDTVTEHLLDGVAAQASAAARAQGYAVGWAEGRRAAAEQAAGEEARRAVATAEAEARREAEHRAALDALGQAAEQVRGLLDDLARAVEDQATDLAWSLTTTLIGAQVARLGPKDVVARVLQVLPPGPVGRVRLHPSAAASPAARELADRGLEVVADPALGSVDALVEGVDGSVVDLRIREAMARVREVLS, encoded by the coding sequence ATGAGTTCGTTCTCTGAGCTCGAGCTGCCCGAGCTGCGGGTCGGCACCTGGACCCGGCTCGGCAGCGACAGCGTCCTCGGCGACACGGTCACCGAGCACCTGCTCGACGGCGTGGCCGCCCAGGCCAGTGCCGCCGCCCGGGCGCAGGGCTACGCCGTGGGCTGGGCCGAGGGCCGGCGTGCCGCGGCCGAGCAGGCCGCCGGCGAGGAGGCACGCCGAGCCGTGGCCACCGCCGAGGCGGAGGCGCGGCGCGAGGCCGAGCACCGCGCCGCCCTCGACGCACTGGGCCAGGCTGCCGAGCAGGTCAGGGGGCTGCTCGACGACCTGGCCCGTGCGGTCGAGGACCAGGCGACCGACCTCGCCTGGTCCCTGACCACCACCCTGATCGGCGCCCAGGTGGCCCGGCTGGGCCCGAAGGACGTCGTCGCCCGGGTGCTGCAGGTGCTACCGCCCGGGCCGGTCGGCCGGGTCCGGCTGCACCCGTCGGCCGCCGCGTCGCCAGCCGCTCGGGAGCTCGCCGATCGCGGTCTCGAGGTGGTCGCCGACCCGGCCCTCGGCTCGGTCGACGCGCTGGTCGAGGGCGTCGACGGCTCGGTCGTGGACCTGCGGATCCGCGAGGCGATGGCGCGGGTGCGGGAGGTGCTCTCGTGA
- a CDS encoding FliI/YscN family ATPase, with translation MSVDTATRARLLEAAAPLRLGTVAELVGLHLEVRGLSDPAVGDLLEVRTSTGPLLAEVAALRPGSAICLPLGTTTGVRAGDLVRATGGPLRIQVGAALLGRVLDGLGRPVDGGPPLAADPGLETVSTELATPDALSRPRITEPLGTGVRALDALVPLGCGQRIGIMAGSGVGKSSLLSMVARGTDAAVNVIALVGERGREVREFIDGDLGPEGLARSVVVVATSDAPAVERLRAAFTATRIAEWFRDGGRDVVLMMDSLTRVAMAQREIGLSAGEPPATRGYPPSVFGLLPRLLERAGTSATGSITGIYTVLVEGDDLQDPIGDTARSILDGHVVLSRDLATADHFPAIDVLESISRVHRAVTTPEQQQDAGRLRRMLAAHRSVRELVEIGAYVAGADADADAALARLPGIEAFLRQSMDDITPRAEAWDRLAAVVAS, from the coding sequence GTGAGCGTCGACACCGCCACCCGCGCCCGCCTGCTGGAGGCCGCCGCGCCGCTGCGCCTGGGCACCGTCGCCGAGCTGGTCGGCCTGCACCTCGAGGTGCGCGGGCTGTCCGACCCGGCCGTGGGCGACCTGCTCGAGGTCCGTACGTCGACCGGGCCGCTGCTCGCCGAGGTCGCCGCCCTGCGCCCCGGCAGTGCGATCTGCCTGCCGCTCGGCACCACCACCGGCGTCCGGGCCGGCGACCTGGTCCGCGCGACCGGTGGCCCGCTGCGGATCCAGGTCGGCGCGGCTCTCCTCGGCCGGGTGCTGGACGGCCTCGGCCGTCCGGTCGACGGCGGCCCCCCGCTCGCGGCGGACCCCGGCCTGGAGACGGTCTCGACCGAGCTCGCCACCCCCGACGCGCTGAGCCGGCCGCGGATCACCGAGCCGCTCGGCACCGGCGTCCGCGCCCTCGACGCGCTCGTGCCGCTCGGCTGCGGCCAGCGGATCGGCATCATGGCCGGCTCCGGCGTCGGCAAGTCCTCGCTGCTGTCGATGGTCGCACGCGGCACCGACGCCGCCGTCAATGTGATCGCCCTGGTCGGCGAGCGCGGCCGCGAGGTACGCGAGTTCATCGACGGCGACCTCGGCCCCGAGGGCCTGGCCCGCTCGGTCGTGGTGGTCGCCACCTCGGACGCGCCCGCGGTCGAGCGACTGCGCGCGGCGTTCACCGCCACCCGGATCGCGGAGTGGTTCCGCGACGGCGGCCGCGACGTCGTGCTGATGATGGACTCGCTCACCCGGGTCGCCATGGCCCAGCGCGAGATCGGCCTGTCCGCGGGTGAGCCACCCGCCACCCGTGGCTACCCGCCCAGCGTCTTCGGCCTGCTGCCGCGCCTGCTCGAGCGCGCCGGCACCTCGGCCACCGGCTCGATCACCGGCATCTACACCGTCCTCGTCGAGGGCGACGACCTCCAGGACCCGATCGGCGACACCGCCCGCTCCATCCTCGACGGGCACGTCGTGCTCTCCCGCGACCTCGCCACCGCCGACCACTTCCCGGCCATCGACGTGCTCGAGTCGATCTCCCGGGTGCACCGGGCGGTCACGACGCCCGAGCAGCAGCAGGACGCCGGCCGGCTGCGCCGGATGCTCGCCGCGCACCGCTCGGTCCGCGAGCTGGTCGAGATCGGCGCCTACGTCGCCGGTGCGGACGCCGACGCCGACGCCGCCCTCGCCCGGCTGCCCGGGATCGAGGCGTTCCTGCGCCAGTCCATGGACGACATCACGCCCCGCGCCGAGGCGTGGGACCGGCTGGCCGCGGTGGTGGCCTCGTGA
- a CDS encoding flagellar FliJ family protein, with protein MSRGHREDRGLAAVARVRDVRETDSRIGLQRVLAEEAALVGRLSSLESSIATAPVPATTTTAELVAARTRLAHAGILVGETRDRVASAAVVTADARARWTSDRARLAAVEHLLARRAARRRTEAERRAARDADDLAAQRWARGKR; from the coding sequence GTGAGCCGCGGGCACCGCGAGGACCGCGGCCTGGCCGCCGTCGCCCGGGTCCGCGACGTCCGCGAGACCGACAGCCGGATCGGCCTGCAGCGGGTCCTCGCCGAGGAGGCCGCCCTGGTCGGCCGCCTCTCCTCGCTGGAGTCGAGCATCGCCACCGCCCCCGTCCCGGCCACGACGACCACCGCCGAGCTGGTCGCCGCCCGCACCCGGCTGGCCCACGCCGGGATCCTGGTCGGCGAGACCCGCGACCGGGTCGCGAGCGCCGCGGTCGTCACGGCCGACGCCCGGGCCCGCTGGACCTCCGACCGCGCCCGCCTGGCCGCCGTCGAGCACCTCCTCGCGCGTCGGGCCGCCCGGCGTCGTACCGAGGCGGAGCGACGGGCCGCCCGCGACGCCGACGACCTGGCCGCCCAGCGCTGGGCCCGAGGTAAGCGATGA
- a CDS encoding transglycosylase SLT domain-containing protein, with the protein MSIDAVTARISEIQARLAQFATVRSSGSSGGFASELSARVAGTAASGSVTGEAVVAEARKYLGLPYVWGGTDPTKGMDCSGLVQVVYKSLGYDLPRVSNQQARSGTPVASMAEAQPGDLLAWDNSSRNDGVDHIAIYIGGGKMIEAPRTGLDIRVVDVPSTPDVIRRIIDQPAAGASPVAARAATTTPYADLITAAAARTGVPASLIAAVAKQESGFDARAVSPAGAQGLMQLMPGTARGLGVSDPFDPAQAIDGGARLLRSLLDRFGRTDLALAAYNAGAGAVTRYGGIPPYQETQNYVRNVMAMVS; encoded by the coding sequence ATGAGCATCGACGCCGTGACCGCGCGGATCAGTGAGATCCAGGCCCGGCTGGCCCAGTTCGCGACCGTGCGGAGCTCCGGCTCCAGCGGGGGCTTCGCGAGCGAGCTGTCCGCGCGGGTGGCCGGCACCGCCGCCTCGGGGTCGGTCACCGGCGAGGCGGTGGTCGCCGAGGCCCGCAAGTACCTCGGCCTCCCCTACGTCTGGGGCGGCACCGACCCGACCAAGGGCATGGACTGCTCCGGCCTGGTCCAGGTCGTCTACAAGAGCCTCGGCTACGACCTGCCGCGGGTGTCCAACCAGCAGGCGCGCTCGGGGACGCCGGTGGCCAGCATGGCCGAGGCCCAGCCCGGCGACCTGCTCGCCTGGGACAACTCCAGCCGCAACGACGGGGTCGACCACATCGCCATCTACATCGGCGGCGGCAAGATGATCGAGGCGCCCCGCACCGGCCTCGACATCCGCGTCGTCGACGTGCCGTCCACGCCCGACGTGATCCGCCGGATCATCGACCAGCCCGCCGCCGGCGCCTCCCCGGTCGCCGCCCGGGCCGCCACCACGACGCCGTACGCCGACCTGATCACCGCCGCCGCCGCGCGCACCGGCGTCCCGGCGAGCCTGATCGCCGCCGTCGCGAAGCAGGAGTCCGGCTTCGACGCCCGCGCGGTCAGCCCGGCCGGCGCCCAGGGCCTGATGCAGCTGATGCCGGGCACCGCCCGCGGCCTCGGCGTGAGCGACCCGTTCGACCCGGCCCAGGCGATCGACGGCGGGGCCCGGCTGCTGCGCTCGCTGCTCGACCGGTTCGGGCGCACCGACCTCGCCCTGGCGGCGTACAACGCCGGCGCCGGGGCCGTCACCCGCTACGGCGGCATCCCGCCGTACCAGGAGACCCAGAACTACGTCCGCAACGTGATGGCGATGGTGAGCTGA
- a CDS encoding flagellar hook-length control protein FliK, whose amino-acid sequence MSITPFLPGLPAPVPVDGTPAATDQPGDLGVVFGDALAAALLATVPLPAAPATAPSVPATAATPPAAAAPAAAAVLAVATPTAPAAPAAPAAPSAPAPTAHLTNGASEPMAVPAPARAVAPLPLSADVPTDVPTDAPDPAPADIDTLADTDLPAPAPTTGSVTPPLAAAPRPTVAQAVVQQVFPEVAHLVATTPTDRPGTHRITLTLQPEQLGEVRVTLVVKDGTVQVRLAGSADDAAGSAAVHRALSSGVPELQRLLERSGATEAKVLVRDPFNPAPPQPTTPSAPVAATGQTSGSTVSADAGRDGASGWTRSSGDPDRRREQRDVPEPAPALTPTPTTPAGQLDRTL is encoded by the coding sequence ATGAGCATCACTCCGTTCCTGCCGGGGCTGCCTGCCCCGGTCCCCGTCGACGGCACCCCCGCCGCCACCGACCAGCCGGGGGACCTCGGGGTCGTGTTCGGCGATGCGCTGGCCGCCGCGCTCCTCGCCACGGTGCCGTTGCCCGCTGCCCCGGCGACCGCGCCCTCCGTGCCGGCCACTGCCGCAACGCCACCTGCCGCGGCAGCACCTGCTGCCGCGGCGGTCCTCGCCGTGGCCACCCCGACCGCCCCGGCTGCCCCGGCTGCCCCGGCTGCCCCGAGCGCTCCTGCCCCCACCGCGCACCTGACGAACGGGGCGTCCGAGCCGATGGCCGTCCCCGCACCGGCCCGGGCCGTCGCGCCGCTCCCCCTGTCTGCCGATGTCCCGACCGACGTACCCACCGACGCTCCCGACCCGGCCCCGGCCGACATCGACACCCTCGCCGACACCGACCTCCCCGCTCCGGCGCCGACCACCGGCAGCGTGACCCCGCCCCTCGCGGCGGCCCCGCGCCCGACCGTGGCGCAGGCCGTGGTGCAGCAGGTCTTCCCCGAGGTCGCCCACCTGGTCGCGACCACCCCGACCGACCGCCCCGGCACGCACCGGATCACACTCACCCTCCAGCCGGAGCAGCTCGGCGAGGTCCGGGTGACCCTCGTGGTCAAGGACGGCACGGTGCAGGTGCGGCTGGCGGGCAGCGCGGACGACGCCGCCGGGAGCGCCGCCGTGCACCGGGCGCTGAGCAGCGGAGTACCCGAGCTGCAGCGGCTGCTCGAGCGCTCCGGCGCCACCGAGGCCAAGGTGCTGGTCCGCGACCCGTTCAACCCCGCGCCGCCGCAGCCCACCACACCGAGCGCACCCGTCGCCGCCACCGGTCAGACGAGCGGCAGCACGGTCTCGGCCGACGCCGGCCGCGACGGCGCCTCGGGCTGGACCCGCTCGTCCGGCGACCCGGACCGACGCCGGGAACAGCGCGACGTACCCGAGCCGGCGCCCGCGCTCACTCCGACCCCGACCACCCCCGCCGGTCAGCTCGACCGGACCCTGTGA
- a CDS encoding flagellar hook capping FlgD N-terminal domain-containing protein, whose protein sequence is MTVSGTEGIGYGVTGTATGTTGASGGSNTADKDMFLQLMVAQMKYQDPLNPTDSSQFLAQTAQFTALEKMQDVADQTAMLLSTQLAFGASSLIGQTVRWYDATGAEQSGVVQGTTYLATGPVLSVDGKSVAVTDVVSVGTAPTIEAPTTSGGGTYVPPSGVPSTTARPA, encoded by the coding sequence ATGACCGTCTCCGGCACCGAAGGCATCGGCTACGGCGTGACCGGCACCGCGACCGGCACCACCGGCGCGTCCGGCGGCTCGAACACCGCTGACAAGGACATGTTCCTGCAGCTGATGGTCGCGCAGATGAAGTACCAGGACCCGCTCAACCCCACGGACTCCTCACAGTTCCTCGCCCAGACGGCGCAGTTCACCGCCCTGGAGAAGATGCAGGACGTCGCTGACCAGACCGCGATGCTGCTCAGCACCCAGCTCGCCTTCGGCGCCAGCTCGCTGATCGGCCAGACGGTGCGCTGGTACGACGCCACGGGCGCCGAGCAGTCCGGTGTCGTGCAGGGCACGACCTACCTGGCCACCGGCCCGGTGCTCAGCGTCGACGGGAAGTCCGTCGCCGTCACCGACGTCGTCAGCGTCGGCACCGCACCCACGATCGAGGCGCCCACCACCAGCGGTGGTGGCACCTACGTGCCACCGAGTGGTGTCCCGTCCACCACCGCCCGACCCGCCTGA
- a CDS encoding flagellar hook-basal body complex protein, which translates to MLRSLFAGISGLRVNQTMLDVTGNNIANANTTGFKSSTTVFSDTLSQMLTAASGGNAERGGTNPIQIGLGVQLAATMANFGQGSAQLTGRPTDVMLQGDGFFVLRDGAENVYTRAGAFTFDQTGILVAPSGMRVQGYALDAAGLPTGGPIDVDLNLINATLPAGVNLTSYSIGADGKVRGVFSDGVQRDICQLAVADFTNPMGLEKIGDTAFRESANSGAVQLGVAGQGQRGQIMAGALEMSNVDLSAEFTNLILAQRGFQASSRVITTSDQVLEELVNIKR; encoded by the coding sequence ATGCTTCGCTCGCTCTTCGCCGGCATCTCCGGCCTCCGCGTGAACCAGACCATGCTCGACGTCACCGGCAACAACATCGCCAACGCCAACACGACCGGCTTCAAGTCGAGCACCACCGTCTTCTCCGACACCCTGAGCCAGATGCTCACCGCCGCCTCGGGCGGCAACGCGGAGCGCGGCGGCACCAACCCGATCCAGATCGGGCTCGGCGTCCAGCTCGCGGCGACCATGGCCAATTTCGGCCAGGGCTCGGCGCAGCTCACCGGCCGCCCGACCGACGTGATGCTGCAGGGCGACGGCTTCTTCGTGCTGCGCGACGGCGCCGAGAACGTCTACACCCGCGCGGGCGCGTTCACCTTCGACCAGACCGGGATCCTCGTCGCGCCCAGCGGCATGCGGGTACAGGGCTACGCCCTCGACGCCGCGGGCCTGCCGACCGGCGGCCCGATCGACGTCGACCTGAACCTGATCAACGCGACGCTGCCGGCCGGCGTGAACCTGACGTCGTACTCCATCGGCGCGGACGGCAAGGTCCGCGGCGTCTTCTCCGACGGCGTCCAGCGCGACATCTGCCAGCTCGCGGTCGCGGACTTCACCAACCCGATGGGCCTGGAGAAGATCGGCGACACCGCCTTCCGCGAGTCCGCCAACTCCGGCGCCGTCCAGCTCGGCGTCGCCGGCCAGGGCCAGCGCGGCCAGATCATGGCCGGTGCGCTGGAGATGTCGAACGTCGACCTGTCGGCCGAGTTCACCAACCTGATCCTCGCCCAGCGCGGCTTCCAGGCCAGCTCGCGGGTGATCACCACCAGCGACCAGGTGCTGGAGGAGCTGGTCAACATCAAGCGCTGA
- a CDS encoding flagellar FlbD family protein — protein sequence MISLTRLSGTTFLLNADLIERVDCTPDTVVTLVDGTKYIVAESLDEVRDAVIAYRSAIVARAALPDASTVAPVRARQGRLTAVPPRGVTP from the coding sequence GTGATCTCGCTGACCCGACTCTCGGGGACCACGTTCCTGCTGAACGCGGACCTGATCGAGCGCGTCGACTGCACCCCGGACACCGTGGTGACGCTGGTCGACGGCACCAAGTACATCGTGGCCGAGTCGCTCGACGAGGTGCGCGACGCCGTCATCGCCTACCGCTCGGCCATCGTGGCGCGGGCGGCCCTGCCGGACGCGTCGACGGTCGCCCCGGTCCGGGCCCGCCAGGGCCGGCTGACCGCCGTACCCCCGCGAGGAGTGACCCCGTGA